In one Culex quinquefasciatus strain JHB chromosome 2, VPISU_Cqui_1.0_pri_paternal, whole genome shotgun sequence genomic region, the following are encoded:
- the LOC6039961 gene encoding protein mini spindles isoform X3 — protein MEEDTEYKKLPIDERCVHKVWKARVDGYEEAAKLFRTIDDEKSPEWNKYLGLIKKFVTDSNAVAQEKGLEAALVFVENSGNAGKTVGEVMGGIITKCIGAPKAKTKDLAVQITLMYVEIERHEVVLEELLKGTDQKNPKIVAACVAAVTQALREFGSKVMSIKPIVKKLPALLSDRDKAVRDEAKTLTIEIYRWIGAAFKSQIASLPAVLLAELEAEFEKVSGEKAVPTRYLRSQQEKQMLAAVAISSGEVDDGADADEVDEAEEIDPMDLIDPVDILSKLPKDFYEKLEAKKWQERKESLEALETLLQNPKLQPGDYGDVVRALKKVITKDSNVVLVALGGKCLAMLAKGLGKKFNTYAGACVPAVLEKFKEKKTNVVTALRDAIDAMYPATTLESIQEDILEALANKNPSVKMETASFLARAFSKTVPTILNKKLLKAFVTALIKTLNESDPAVRDASAEALGTLMKLVGEKAIGPYIAEVDALKQAKIKECCDKAVITVKIPGPKKERPATAPPKTNAGPATGAVKKGGSTEPKPVARPATAGVKKPAATKKAAAGGGGSGVAKSASASKVLPTERDMSQEEIDDRAAEILPADVTQGLGDSNWKTRLAAVESLTGVIADLDPKGGHSQVVLRTLAKKPGLKDTNFQVLKGKLENVRAAVERLGITATTADYIMNDITEKLGDAKNSGPAGLALTAIAEAIKLEYAVAKVMEFAFEQKSPKVQQEALTWVNNAIKEFGFQVNPKLLLEDSKKAVQSINPAVRAAGITLLGTMYLFMGNTLAMFFENEKPALKQQIQTEFDKCAGQRPPAPTRGLSKCASKASVDDLDDDGEVEEQPAINMNDLFPRVDISSQITEALLAEISDKNWKTRNEGLEKLRAIIAEAKLIKSNLGDLPQVLAQRLVDSNAKIAQTSVELCQQIAVAMGPPSKQYVRVWFPGIVKGLGDSKAFIRSACITCINIMGDQAGYKEFFESEMIADALKTGSPALKTEVWGWLAEKLPGLPTKSIQKDELHSLLPHLYANICDRNADVRKNANEAVLGIMIHLGYEGMVKALDKQKPTSKKDIQAALDKARPNLPVKPLPKNKQQAPIVEEPTKVVRPGTAKVQKAAAGGAAKANPAPTSRKKEEEVDTSPLLAINNMKSQRLLDEQKLKVLKWTFTTPREEFTDLLKEQMTSANVNKGLIANMFHDDFRYHLKVIDALIEDLPKNDKGLICNLDLIMKWLSLRFYDTNPSVLLKGLDYLNLVFQMLIESQYVLAENEGSSFVPHLLTKIGDPKDVVRNGVRSLLRQICLVYPFAKVFVFIMDALKSKNARQRAECLDELGYLIETYGLTVCQPTQQAALKEIAKHISDRDNSVRNAALNTVVQAYFLAGEKVYKLIGQLSEKDLSMLDERIKRSKKTAAVKKPATIEIVKVPSSVEVHAPDSDPVVVEEEDIVVPPMEQPEEAIPVVRLADALPKLDPNLLRIIRGIGSADVYTAHAAINELSDILESQEKQAVLRDYEEIYIQSILQQFKYLQQKPLAESLAMYQPLLHSIYSFFASKTLGKNLSVNTIKSLIAVLLGLMADNKLGGSTDDAQFTKVVNGICLKILDRTNFTNLNCALIRLLKESCQTSCLPKFTDLLMKCIWRNVKVIPDRLPDLDYDAVLLEVHEFMLALPSIWWQQRPSDTPLRTVKTIIHNMTKIKGNTILQHLNKIPSHSELNTYILRILKNLNKESSSAATVATANNQHAAAVANSNSENNNTQHRHGSRPVHETHEEVSNIFKLISNTDTSQEGLAKLHEFKSRNADVDILPFLKGASVSFQKYIIDGLAELDAKNQGLGDGNNKAMAGNRVAASTINPDYWMERLNSLMTKTNPGQPNSATVNGQYSDNKITDENLNVNQLQQPKVNLLRKEVGGGLGSGLTVPMGGGGVGGVGGGNSGSISMHRRELLAQKLEQIKQQK, from the exons ATGGAGGAGGACACGGAGTACAAAAAGTTGCCCATCGACGAGCGGTGCGTGCACAAGGTGTGGAAGGCCCGCGTGGATGGCTACGAGGAAGCGGCCAAGCTGTTCCGGACGATTGACGATGAAAAGTCTCCGGAATGGAACAAATATCTCGGCTTGATCAAGAAGTTTGTGACCGACAGCAATGCGGTGGCGCAGGAGAAGGGCCTGGAGGCGGCGCTGGTGTTTGTGGAAAACAGTGGCAATGCGGGCAAGACCGTGGGCGAAGTCATGGGCGGAATCATCACCAAGTGTATCGGCGCTCCGAAGGCCAAAACCAAGGACCTGGCGGTGCAGATTACGTTGATGTACGTTGAGATTGAACGGCATGAAGTTGTGCTGGAAGAGCTGCTCAAGGGCACGGACCAGAAGAACCCGAAAATTGTGGCGGCTTGTGTGGCCGCGGTGACACAGGCGCTGCGTGAGTTTGGCAGTAAAGTGATGAGCATCAAGCCGATCGTCAAAAAGCTTCCCGCCCTGCTGAGCGATCGTGACAAAGCGGTTCGTGATGAAGCCAAAACGCTCACCATCGAGATCTACCGCTGGATTGGGGCGGCGTTCAAGTCGCAGATTGCCTCGCTGCCGGCCGTTTTGCTGGCCGAGCTGGAAGCGGAGTTTGAAAAGGTCAGCGGAGAGAAGGCCGTTCCGACGCGGTATCTCCGGTCACAGCAGGAGAAACAGATGCTGGCCGCGGTTGCCATTAGCAGTGGTGAGGTGGACGATGGCGCCGATGCCGATGAGGTCGATGAGGCCGAAGAGATCGACCCGATGGACCTGATCGATCCGGTCGACATCTTGTCCAAGCTGCCGAAggacttttatgaaaagttggagGCAAAAAAGTGGCAGGAGCGGAAGGAATCGCTCGAGGCGTTGGAAACGTTGCTGCAGAATCCAAAGCTGCAGCCGGGCGACTACGGTGATGTGGTTCGCGCTCTCAAGAAGGTCATCACCAAGGACTCAAACGTGGTGCTGGTCGCGCTCGGTGGCAAGTGTTTGGCCATGCTGGCCAAGGGGCTGGGAAAGAAGTTTAACACGTACGCCGGG GCCTGCGTTCCGGCCGTGCTTGAAAAGTTCAAGGAAAAGAAGACGAACGTCGTGACGGCGCTGCGCGATGCGATCGACGCCATGTATCCGGCCACGACGCTCGAATCCATCCAGGAGGACATCCTGGAGGCGTTGGCCAACAAGAATCCCAGCGTAAAGATGGAAACTGCATCATTCCTGGCGCGAGCCTTCTCCAAGACGGTGCCGACCATACTCAACAAGAAGCTGCTGAAGGCGTTCGTGACGGCACTGATCAAAACGCTGAACGAGTCCGATCCGGCCGTTCGAGATGCGTCCGCCGAGGCGCTCGGAACGCTGATGAAGCTGGTCGGCGAGAAGGCCATCGGTCCGTACATTGCGGAGGTGGACGCCCTCAAGCAGGCCAAGATCAAGGAGTGCTGCGATAAGGCCGTAATAACGGTGAAGATTCCCGGCCCGAAAAAGGAGCGACCTGCTACGGCTCCTCCCAAGACGAACGCCGGACCGGCTACCGGTGCGGTCAAGAAGGGTGGATCGACGGAGCCCAAACCGGTGGCGAGACCGGCCACGGCTGGAGTGAAGAAACCAGCAGCCACGAAGAAAGCAGCAGCCGGTGGTGGAGGATCGGGCGTTGCCAAGTCCGCAAGCGCTTCTAAAGTCCTCCCAACAGAACGAGACATGTCGCAGGAAGAGATCGACGACCGGGCCGCGGAGATTCTGCCCGCGGACGTAACTCAAGGCCTCGGAGATTCCAACTGGAAGACGCGACTGGCAGCGGTCGAATCTCTCACCGGAGTTATTGCTGATTTGGACCCGAAAGGTGGCCACTCCCAGGTGGTTCTGCGGACACTCGCCAAGAAGCCCGGCCTTAAGGACACCAACTTCCAAGTGCTCAAGGGGAAGCTCGAGAACGTCCGAGCGGCGGTCGAAAGGCTTGGCATCACCGCAACGACGGCCGATTACATCATGAACGACATCACGGAGAAGCTGGGTGACGCCAAGAATAGCGGGCCGGCCGGACTGGCCCTGACGGCGATTGCCGAAGCCATCAAGCTGGAATATGCCGTGGCGAAGGTGATGGAATTTGCGTTCGAGCAAAAGTCGCCAAAAGTGCAACAGGAAGCGCTAACCTGGGTCAACAATGCCATCAAAGAGTTTGGCTTCCAGGTCAACCCAAAGCTACTGCTCGAAGACTCCAAGAAGGCGGTGCAGAGCATAAATCCGGCCGTGCGAGCCGCCGGCATTACCTTGCTCGGAACGATGTACCTCTTCATGGGCAACACGCTGGCGATGTTCTTCGAGAACGAGAAGCCGGCGCTGAAGCAGCAAATTCAGACCGAGTTTGACAAGTGCGCCGGCCAGCGACCTCCGGCCCCGACCCGGGGACTGTCCAAGTGCGCGAGCAAGGCCTCGGTGGACGACCTCGACGA TGATGGCGAGGTCGAAGAACAGCCGGCGATCAACATGAACGATCTGTTCCCACGCGTGGACATTTCGTCGCAGATTACGGAGGCACTGTTGGCGGAAATTTCCGACAAAAACTGGAAGACCCGCAACGAGGGGCTTGAAAAGTTGAGGGCGATCATCGCCGAGGCGAAACTGATCAAGTCCAACCTGGGAGATTTGCCACAGGTATTAGCCCAGCGGTTGGTCGACAGCAATGCCAAGATTGCCCAGACTTCGGTGGAGCTTTGCCAGCAGATTGCGGTCGCGATGGGACCTCCGAGCAAGCAGTACGTGCGTGTTTGGTTTCCGGGCATTGTGAAGGGTCTTGGCGATAGCAAGGCGTTCATCCGGAGTGCGTGCATTACTTGTATCAACATCATGGGCGACCAGGCTGGCTATAAGGAGTTTTTCGAGAGTGAAATGATTGCCGATGCGCTGAAGACGGGCAGTCCGGCACTCAAAACCGAAGTGTGGGGCTGGTTGGCGGAAAAATTGCCCGGACTGCCGACCAAGAGCATCCAGAAGGACGAGTTGCACTCGTTGCTGCCTCATTTGTACGCCAACATCTGCGATCGGAATGCGGACGTGCGCAAGAATGCCAATGAAGCCGTGCTGGGAATCATGATCCACTTGGGCTACGAAGGCATGGTTAAAGCGCTCGACAAACAGAAGCCCACCTCGAAGAAGGACATTCAGGCGGCGCTGGACAAGGCACGGCCAAACTTACCGGTCAAGCCACTTCCGAAGAATAAACAGCAAGCGCCGATCGTCGAGGAGCCGACAAAGGTGGTCCGCCCAGGAACGGCCAAGGTGCAGAAGGCAGCCGCGGGAGGAGCAGCCAAGGCAAATCCAGCTCCCACTTCCCGCAAGAAAGAGGAAGAGGTCGACACTTCACCGTTGCTGGCAATCAACAACATGAAGAGCCAACGCTTGCTGGACGAGCAAAAGCTAAAGGTTCTCAAGTGGACTTTCACAACTCCGCGGGAAGAGTTCACCGACCTGCTGAAGGAGCAAATGACATCGGCGAACGTCAACAAAGGCCTCATTGCGAACATGTTCCACGACGACTTTCGCTATCATCTCAAGGTGATCGATGCCCTAATCGAGGATTTGCCCAAAAACGACAAAGGTTTGATCTGCAATCTGGACCTGATCATGAAGTGGCTCTCGCTACGTTTCTACGACACCAATCCGTCGGTACTGCTCAAGGGACTGGACTACCTCAACCTGGTCTTCCAGATGCTCATCGAGAGTCAGTACGTGCTGGCGGAGAACGAGGGCAGTTCTTTCGTGCCGCATCTCCTCACCAAGATCGGTGACCCGAAAGACGTCGTCCGCAACGGAGTTCGTTCGCTGCTGCGTCAAATCTGCCTGGTTTATCCCTTCGCGAAGGTGTTTGTCTTCATCATGGATGCGCTCAAGTCGAAGAACGCTCGCCAACGGGCCGAATGCTTGGACGAACTGGGCTATCTGATCGAAACGTACGGCCTAACGGTGTGTCAACCCACGCAACAG GCGGCGCTCAAGGAAATTGCAAAACACATCTCCGATCGAGACAACTCGGTTCGCAACGCCGCGTTGAACACGGTCGTGCAAGCTTACTTCCTCGCCGGCGAAAAGGTCTACAAGCTGATTGGTCAACTGTCCGAAAAGGATCTGTCCATGCTGGACGAGCGCATCAAGCGGTCCAAGAAGACGGCTGCCGTGAAGAAACCTGCCACCATCGAAATCGTCAAGGTACCGTCCTCGGTGGAAGTGCACGCGCCCGACAGCGATCCCGTCGTCGTGGAGGAGGAAGATATTGTCGTCCCTCCCATGGAGCAGCCGGAAGAGGCCATCCCCGTCGTACG CTTGGCTGACGCATTACCCAAACTGGACCCGAACCTGCTACGCATCATCCGCGGCATCGGAAGCGCCGACGTGTACACCGCTCACGCCGCCATCAACGAGCTGTCGGACATACTCGAGTCCCAGGAGAAGCAGGCCGTCCTGCGGGACTACGAAGAGATTTACATACAGAGTATACTGCAGCAGTTTAAG TACTTGCAACAGAAGCCGCTTGCGGAGTCGCTCGCCATGTATCAGCCGCTGCTACACAGCATCTACTCGTTCTTTGCGTCCAAAACGCTCGGCAAGAACCTCTCGGTGAACACCATCAAGAGTCTGATCGCCGTACTGCTGGGCCTGATGGCGGACAACAAGCTCGGCGGCAGCACGGACGACGCCCAGTTTACCAAGGTGGTGAACGGGATCTGTCTGAAGATACTGGACCGCACCAACTTTACCAACCTGAACTG TGCGTTGATCCGGCTGCTGAAGGAATCTTGCCAGACGAGTTGTTTGCCCAAGTTTACGGATCTGCTCATGAAGTGCATTTGGCGAAACGTTAAG GTTATCCCCGACCGCCTGCCGGACTTGGACTACGACGCGGTCCTGCTCGAGGTGCACGAGTTTATGCTGGCCCTGCCGAGCATATGGTGGCAGCAGCGGCCGTCGGACACCCCCCTCCGCACCGTGAAAACCATCATCCACAACATGACAAAGATCAAGGGCAACACGATTCTGCAGCACCTGAACAAGATCCCGAGCCACTCCGAGCTGAACACGTACATCCTGCGAATACTGAAAAATCTCAACAAAGAATCGTCGTCGGCGGCGACGGTGGCAACCGCGAACAACCAGCATGCCGCGGCCGTGGCCAACTCCAACAGTGAAAACAACAACACCCAGCATCGCCACGGCAGCCGGCCGGTGCACGAAACCCACGAGGAGGTGTCGAACATTTTCAAGCTGATTTCCAACACGGACACCAGCCAGGAGGGGCTGGCCAAGCTGCACGAGTTTAAG TCAAGGAACGCCGACGTGGACATTCTGCCCTTCCTGAAGGGAGCGAGCGTAAGCTTCCAAAAGTACATCATCGATGGGCTGGCGGAGCTGGACGCCAAGAATCAAGGACTCGGCGATGGAAATAACAAAG CCATGGCGGGAAATCGCGTTGCTGCTTCCACCATCAATCCGGACTACTGGATGGAGCGGCTAAACTCACTCATG